In Actinacidiphila yeochonensis CN732, a genomic segment contains:
- a CDS encoding MarR family winged helix-turn-helix transcriptional regulator: MTATDPALTALADSWCALSLLHGRIEARIERALQDGHGLSVREFSLLDVLSRQHDDEGGHLQMKQVADAVVLSQSATTRLVTRMEERGLLARYLCPTDRRGIYTNVTQAGLDLLAAARPTNNAALRDALDDAAADPGLAPLVTAVEEIRRPAAADPAAVGA; this comes from the coding sequence ATGACCGCCACGGACCCGGCACTGACCGCACTGGCCGACAGCTGGTGCGCGCTGTCCTTGCTGCACGGCCGCATCGAAGCCCGCATCGAGCGCGCGCTCCAGGACGGCCACGGCCTGAGCGTGCGCGAGTTCTCGCTGCTGGACGTGCTCAGCCGGCAGCACGACGACGAGGGCGGCCACCTCCAGATGAAGCAGGTGGCCGACGCGGTGGTGCTCAGCCAGTCCGCCACCACCCGCCTGGTCACCCGGATGGAGGAGCGCGGCCTGCTGGCCCGCTACCTCTGCCCGACCGACCGGCGCGGCATCTACACGAACGTCACCCAGGCCGGTCTGGACCTGCTGGCGGCGGCCCGCCCCACCAACAACGCGGCACTGCGGGACGCGCTCGACGACGCGGCGGCCGATCCCGGCCTGGCCCCCCTGGTCACCGCCGTCGAGGAGATCCGCCGCCCGGCCGCGGCCGACCCGGCCGCGGTGGGAGCCTGA
- a CDS encoding alanine--tRNA ligase-related protein, whose amino-acid sequence MASRPPWVATAEGTAAAFLGFFRDRGHHVLPGESLVRPPDDPVLFTTSGMHPLTPYLTGRPHPLGVRLADVQRCLRTTDLDEVGDDNHLTAFQMLGSWSLGDYGGERSLLWGYDLLVDGYGIAPGRLHATVFGGDGQVGEDVVALRTWERLGVPVERTTGDNWWSNGPTGPCGPDSEIFVWTGDGPPTGSPASDPRWWEVWNHVTMRYRRHEDGSLTELSRGSVDTGMGLERLVTVLEGVRSVYDSEVFADWRRLLPSGWTDGETSWRIVADHLRSAVVLVGDGVRPAAGGQGYVLRRLLRRALTLLWRVDPGRSLDGLPLPLVTGTLRRFGLPEQGCERVAEVLPAEERRFAVLLERGRRVLRQPRFARPPTEEDYAYLHDTHGLPRDLVDQLRREGGAPGEVPGTGRRSAGDPR is encoded by the coding sequence GTGGCCTCCCGTCCGCCGTGGGTGGCCACGGCCGAGGGGACCGCCGCCGCCTTCCTCGGCTTCTTCCGCGACCGCGGCCACCACGTGCTGCCGGGCGAGTCGCTGGTGCGGCCCCCCGACGATCCGGTGCTGTTCACCACCTCCGGGATGCACCCCCTCACCCCGTACCTCACCGGCCGCCCGCACCCGCTCGGGGTACGGCTGGCCGACGTGCAGCGCTGCCTGCGCACCACCGACCTCGACGAGGTCGGCGACGACAACCACCTGACGGCCTTCCAGATGCTCGGGTCGTGGTCGCTGGGCGACTACGGCGGCGAGCGGAGCCTGCTGTGGGGCTACGACCTGCTCGTCGACGGCTACGGCATCGCCCCGGGGCGGCTGCACGCCACCGTCTTCGGCGGGGACGGCCAGGTCGGCGAGGACGTGGTCGCCCTGCGGACCTGGGAGCGGCTCGGGGTACCGGTGGAGCGGACCACCGGCGACAACTGGTGGTCCAACGGTCCCACCGGCCCGTGCGGGCCCGACTCGGAGATCTTCGTGTGGACCGGCGACGGGCCGCCCACGGGCTCACCGGCCTCCGATCCGCGCTGGTGGGAGGTGTGGAACCACGTCACCATGCGCTACCGCCGGCACGAGGACGGCAGCCTGACGGAGCTGTCCCGCGGCAGTGTCGACACGGGGATGGGCCTGGAGCGCCTGGTCACCGTCCTGGAGGGGGTGCGGTCGGTCTACGACAGCGAGGTGTTCGCCGACTGGCGGCGGCTGCTGCCGTCCGGCTGGACCGACGGCGAGACGTCGTGGCGGATCGTGGCCGACCACCTGCGCTCGGCCGTCGTCCTGGTCGGTGACGGGGTGCGGCCGGCCGCCGGCGGGCAGGGGTACGTGCTGCGCCGGCTGCTGCGGCGGGCGCTGACACTGCTGTGGCGGGTGGACCCGGGGCGGTCCCTGGACGGTCTGCCGCTGCCGCTGGTGACCGGGACGCTGCGGCGGTTCGGGCTGCCGGAACAGGGTTGCGAGCGGGTGGCCGAGGTGCTGCCGGCCGAGGAGCGGCGGTTCGCCGTCCTGCTGGAGCGCGGCCGGCGGGTGCTGCGGCAGCCTCGGTTCGCCCGGCCGCCGACCGAGGAGGACTACGCCTACCTGCACGACACGCACGGACTGCCGAGGGACCTGGTCGACCAGCTGCGGCGGGAGGGCGGAGCCCCCGGGGAGGTGCCCGGCACCGGTCGGCGGAGCGCCGGGGACCCGCGGTAG
- a CDS encoding NADP-dependent oxidoreductase codes for MADMRAVRAHSRGGPEQLRYEDAPQPRPTAGEVLVQVHAAAVTPGELDWDATWTDAFDGGGRPRLPVIPSKEFSGVVAETGGDAGEWRAGDEVYGLIPFTRDGAAAEFTAVPAEVLAAKPPRLDHHQAAALPLAGLTAWQALVVHGGLCEGARVLVHGGAGGVGSIAVQVAAALGAEVTATAAVGDAAFVRDLGAREVLDYAAGPFEEAAGGMDLVLDTVGAPVWPGSWRVLRPGGVLVSVAAPVEAQGPEGRRGAFFVVEPDREGLDRLSGLVAEGRLTPPLADVFHLSDAAAAYTSLTRPHRRAKTVLRVR; via the coding sequence ATGGCGGACATGCGGGCGGTGCGGGCCCACAGCCGGGGCGGTCCCGAGCAGTTGCGGTACGAGGACGCGCCGCAGCCCCGGCCCACGGCCGGCGAGGTGCTGGTCCAGGTGCACGCGGCGGCCGTCACCCCCGGCGAACTGGACTGGGACGCCACCTGGACGGACGCGTTCGACGGCGGCGGCCGGCCGCGGCTGCCGGTCATCCCGTCCAAGGAGTTCTCAGGTGTCGTGGCCGAGACCGGCGGCGACGCGGGGGAGTGGCGGGCCGGCGACGAGGTCTACGGGCTGATCCCCTTCACCCGGGACGGAGCCGCCGCCGAGTTCACCGCCGTGCCCGCCGAGGTGCTCGCCGCCAAGCCGCCCCGGCTCGACCACCACCAGGCCGCCGCCCTCCCGCTCGCGGGGCTGACGGCCTGGCAGGCGCTGGTGGTGCACGGCGGGCTGTGCGAGGGCGCGCGGGTGCTCGTACACGGCGGCGCGGGCGGGGTCGGTTCGATCGCCGTCCAGGTGGCCGCCGCCCTGGGCGCGGAGGTGACGGCGACAGCGGCCGTCGGCGACGCCGCGTTCGTCCGGGACCTGGGCGCGCGCGAGGTGCTGGACTATGCTGCCGGGCCGTTCGAGGAGGCGGCGGGCGGGATGGACCTGGTACTCGACACCGTCGGCGCGCCCGTGTGGCCGGGCTCATGGCGGGTGCTGCGGCCCGGCGGCGTGCTGGTCAGCGTCGCCGCCCCGGTGGAGGCACAGGGGCCGGAGGGCCGGCGCGGGGCCTTCTTCGTGGTCGAGCCCGACCGTGAGGGCCTCGACCGGCTCTCCGGCCTGGTCGCCGAGGGCCGCCTGACGCCACCGCTCGCCGACGTCTTCCACCTCTCCGACGCCGCGGCCGCCTACACCTCGCTCACCCGGCCGCACCGCCGCGCCAAGACCGTCCTGCGCGTGCGCTGA
- a CDS encoding MFS transporter produces MTVTAGGGRPRRLVLAAMIFAVAMTFIDQTIVSIAVPQIQSELKLSNTGVQWAVNAYLMALAALFAYGGRLADTVGHRRVVVLGVVVFALASLLCGLTPKGAAAQAWIVVFRAVQGLGGAMLFPAALGIVVQTFPLRERGKALAMFFGVAGGLTAVGPILGGWLTSWTWRAIFWVNLPVAAVALVLIALAKPVTEHRPARMDYRGLALVASGIGLSVLGFQQSQIWHWSNPGTWLCIVAGLVLLVVFHRVELRTAEPLIQVRIFSVRAFLVENMVLGISMLVFIPFFFFASEYAQLSLGKSASEAGLYLLYFFIGFVVASQFGGRMLDRGGAKRPVVAGCAVCAVGFYLLAGEVTDLDFGSQQWSIVLAGAGMGLMLTPASTDAVNRASRLSYGEATGITQTVRNYAASLGLAVLGTVSVARFQSRLADSLAARGVPRGQADAQARSLAQSHSTSGGSTSSIPHFVRLDFAYATRTVFSVMAGVMAAAAVVAWFGLRRGVQQEIAEPPGREPGAAHPTGASAPPGTPDGDRQGPEPDA; encoded by the coding sequence ATGACGGTCACGGCCGGCGGCGGGCGCCCGCGCAGGCTGGTGCTCGCCGCGATGATCTTCGCGGTGGCGATGACGTTCATCGACCAGACCATCGTGTCGATCGCGGTGCCGCAGATCCAGAGCGAGCTGAAGCTGAGCAACACCGGCGTGCAGTGGGCGGTCAACGCGTACCTGATGGCGCTGGCCGCGCTCTTCGCCTACGGCGGCCGGCTGGCCGACACCGTGGGCCACCGCCGGGTGGTCGTACTCGGGGTCGTCGTCTTCGCGCTCGCCTCGCTGCTGTGCGGGCTCACGCCCAAGGGCGCCGCGGCGCAGGCGTGGATCGTGGTGTTCCGGGCGGTGCAGGGCCTGGGCGGGGCGATGCTGTTCCCGGCCGCGCTGGGCATCGTGGTGCAGACGTTCCCGCTGCGCGAGCGCGGGAAGGCGCTGGCGATGTTCTTCGGCGTCGCCGGCGGCCTGACGGCTGTGGGCCCGATCCTCGGCGGCTGGCTGACCTCCTGGACGTGGCGCGCCATCTTCTGGGTGAACCTGCCGGTGGCGGCGGTCGCGCTGGTGCTCATCGCGCTGGCCAAGCCGGTCACGGAGCACCGGCCGGCCCGGATGGACTACCGCGGTCTGGCCCTGGTGGCGTCGGGTATCGGGCTGAGCGTCCTCGGTTTCCAGCAGTCGCAGATCTGGCACTGGTCCAACCCGGGCACCTGGTTGTGCATCGTGGCGGGGCTGGTGCTGCTGGTCGTGTTCCACCGGGTGGAGCTGCGCACCGCCGAGCCGCTGATCCAGGTGCGGATCTTCTCGGTGCGGGCGTTCCTGGTGGAGAACATGGTGCTGGGCATCAGCATGCTGGTGTTCATCCCCTTCTTCTTCTTCGCCAGCGAGTACGCGCAGCTCTCCCTGGGCAAGTCGGCGTCCGAGGCGGGGCTGTACCTGCTGTACTTCTTCATCGGCTTCGTCGTCGCCAGCCAGTTCGGCGGCCGCATGCTGGACCGCGGCGGCGCCAAGCGGCCGGTGGTCGCGGGCTGCGCGGTGTGCGCGGTCGGCTTCTACCTGCTGGCGGGCGAGGTGACGGACCTGGACTTCGGCAGCCAGCAGTGGTCGATCGTGCTGGCCGGCGCCGGCATGGGCCTGATGCTGACGCCGGCCAGCACCGACGCGGTCAACCGCGCCTCGCGGCTGTCGTACGGCGAGGCCACCGGCATCACCCAGACCGTCCGCAACTACGCCGCCAGCCTGGGGCTGGCCGTGCTGGGCACCGTCTCAGTGGCCCGCTTCCAGTCGCGGCTGGCCGACTCCCTGGCCGCGCGCGGGGTGCCGCGCGGCCAGGCGGACGCGCAGGCGCGCTCCCTCGCGCAGTCGCACTCCACCAGCGGCGGCAGCACCTCCTCGATCCCGCACTTCGTCCGGCTGGACTTCGCGTACGCGACGCGGACGGTCTTCTCCGTGATGGCCGGAGTCATGGCCGCGGCGGCGGTGGTGGCCTGGTTCGGCCTGCGAAGGGGCGTCCAGCAGGAGATCGCCGAGCCGCCCGGCCGGGAACCGGGCGCCGCGCACCCCACCGGCGCGTCCGCCCCGCCCGGCACCCCGGACGGGGACCGGCAGGGTCCCGAGCCGGACGCGTAG
- a CDS encoding PP2C family protein-serine/threonine phosphatase: protein MTAVVIDVADDGSVVRVANCGHPPPLLIHDGTVATLFPGAPELPLGLGDLSEGRHHIDVHPLAVGDILLLYTDGVIEARDPAGEFYPLAEHLARWTADTPEALLEDIRADLLRHADARLSDDIAMVAVQRVA, encoded by the coding sequence GTGACCGCCGTCGTCATCGACGTGGCCGACGACGGCTCGGTGGTGCGGGTGGCCAACTGCGGCCACCCCCCGCCGCTGCTGATCCACGACGGCACCGTGGCCACGCTCTTCCCCGGCGCGCCGGAGCTGCCCCTCGGCCTCGGCGACCTCTCCGAGGGCAGGCACCACATCGACGTCCACCCGCTCGCCGTCGGCGACATCCTGCTGCTCTACACCGACGGCGTGATCGAGGCCCGCGACCCCGCCGGGGAGTTCTACCCGCTGGCGGAGCACCTGGCGCGCTGGACCGCCGACACCCCCGAGGCCCTGCTGGAGGACATCCGCGCCGACCTGCTCCGCCACGCGGACGCCCGGCTGTCCGACGACATCGCCATGGTCGCCGTCCAGCGCGTCGCCTGA
- a CDS encoding PfkB family carbohydrate kinase: MTVGGSGASAAGAVVVGEALVDVLPGGPRGTRELPGGSPANVALGLARLGRPVRFATRLGADRLGALVAGHLRASGVELLPGSTDDGTTSTATAVLDASGAATYTFDLEWRLTERAARAVADSPPAHLHTGSIAAALPPGGDTVADLVRAARAAATVSYDPNLRPALLGPPGAERDRVERLVAAADVVKASDEDLAWLYPGRDPEQVAAGWATGAGPALVVLTRGARGAVAFGRRARAEVAAPRVRVADTVGAGDAFTAGLLAGLLAAGLAGPAGAARPALAAAAGGPRLAGAVAAALEQAARVAALTCAREGADPPTAAELAG, translated from the coding sequence ATGACGGTGGGCGGAAGCGGCGCGTCGGCCGCCGGGGCCGTGGTGGTCGGCGAGGCGCTGGTCGACGTGCTGCCCGGCGGGCCGCGCGGGACACGGGAGCTGCCCGGCGGCAGCCCGGCGAACGTCGCCCTGGGCCTGGCCCGGCTCGGCCGGCCCGTCCGCTTCGCCACCCGGCTGGGCGCCGACCGGCTCGGCGCGCTGGTCGCAGGGCACCTGCGCGCCTCCGGGGTGGAGCTGCTGCCGGGCTCGACGGACGACGGCACCACCTCCACGGCGACGGCGGTGCTGGACGCGTCCGGCGCGGCCACGTACACCTTCGACCTGGAGTGGCGGCTCACGGAGCGGGCGGCGCGGGCGGTGGCCGACAGCCCGCCCGCCCACCTGCACACCGGCTCGATCGCCGCCGCCCTGCCGCCCGGCGGCGACACCGTGGCCGACCTGGTCCGGGCCGCCCGAGCCGCCGCGACGGTCTCCTACGACCCGAACCTGCGCCCGGCGCTGCTCGGCCCGCCCGGCGCCGAACGCGACCGGGTGGAGCGGCTGGTGGCGGCCGCGGACGTGGTCAAGGCCAGTGACGAGGACCTCGCGTGGCTGTACCCGGGCCGCGACCCGGAGCAGGTCGCGGCCGGCTGGGCGACCGGCGCGGGGCCCGCCCTGGTGGTGCTCACCCGGGGGGCGCGCGGCGCCGTCGCGTTCGGGCGGAGGGCTCGCGCGGAGGTGGCCGCGCCCCGGGTCCGGGTGGCCGACACGGTCGGCGCGGGCGACGCGTTCACCGCGGGGCTGCTGGCCGGACTACTGGCCGCGGGCCTGGCCGGCCCGGCCGGCGCCGCCCGCCCGGCGCTGGCGGCGGCAGCCGGCGGCCCGCGCCTGGCGGGCGCGGTCGCGGCGGCCCTGGAGCAGGCCGCCCGGGTGGCCGCGCTCACCTGCGCCCGCGAGGGCGCGGACCCGCCCACCGCGGCGGAACTCGCCGGCTGA
- a CDS encoding DUF2795 domain-containing protein → MTDQGTNKTGFARDDELKRETLDELRSNRAVRAEQDAEPEPVTADRPLGEAARTGAAPSGMTPEGVSLRNDLARHLDRTLYPARRNALLGSLHRHQAPDTLVDRVESLPGDRVYPNVQEVVRDLGYGVERPRG, encoded by the coding sequence ATGACCGACCAGGGAACCAACAAGACAGGCTTCGCGCGGGACGACGAGCTCAAGCGGGAGACGCTGGACGAGCTGCGGTCCAACCGGGCGGTGCGGGCCGAGCAGGACGCCGAACCTGAGCCCGTCACGGCGGACCGGCCCCTGGGCGAGGCCGCCCGGACCGGCGCGGCCCCGTCGGGGATGACGCCCGAGGGGGTGTCCCTGCGCAACGACCTGGCCCGGCACCTCGACCGGACCCTCTACCCGGCCCGGCGGAACGCGCTGCTGGGCTCGCTCCACCGCCACCAGGCGCCCGACACCCTGGTCGACCGGGTCGAGTCCCTTCCCGGCGACCGGGTCTACCCCAACGTGCAGGAGGTCGTCCGCGATCTCGGCTACGGCGTCGAACGCCCCCGGGGGTAG
- a CDS encoding GNAT family N-acetyltransferase yields MTQGTTAAGAARERERPTVRAAEVRDAAEVVRLRRLMFEAMSGRDAAGPWEAEAERVLAARLAAPGSEAMGVFVVDAEGGGLAACAVGTVEERLPSPGAPSGRFGFVFNVCTDPAHRRRGYARAAVEALLAWFTAEGVHRVDLHATVDAAGLYRSLGFTEHSLPLSLDLPGPRRG; encoded by the coding sequence GTGACACAGGGGACCACGGCCGCCGGTGCGGCCCGAGAGCGGGAGCGGCCGACCGTGCGGGCCGCCGAGGTGCGCGACGCCGCCGAGGTGGTGCGGCTGCGCCGGCTGATGTTCGAGGCGATGAGCGGACGGGACGCCGCCGGGCCCTGGGAGGCCGAGGCCGAGCGCGTGCTCGCCGCGCGGCTGGCGGCTCCGGGGAGCGAGGCGATGGGCGTCTTCGTGGTGGACGCGGAGGGCGGCGGGCTGGCGGCGTGCGCGGTGGGCACGGTCGAGGAGCGGTTGCCGTCGCCGGGGGCGCCGTCGGGCCGGTTCGGGTTCGTCTTCAACGTGTGCACCGATCCCGCCCACCGGCGGCGCGGCTACGCCCGGGCGGCCGTCGAGGCGCTGCTGGCGTGGTTCACCGCCGAGGGCGTCCACCGTGTGGACCTGCACGCCACCGTGGACGCGGCCGGGCTGTACCGCTCCCTCGGCTTCACCGAGCACTCACTGCCCCTGTCCCTTGACCTGCCGGGCCCCCGCCGAGGGTGA
- a CDS encoding G1 family glutamic endopeptidase, which yields MSATIRLTAATAVTAAVLSALATAPAVAAAPGLRMTPMNGQVGSHRLVGGIKNSTSGNWAGYAATGTTFTSVSASWVQPSVTCTSATTYSSFWVGIDGDGTSSVEQTGTEADCSGGKAVYSSWYEMYPAYPVNYSNAVSPGDHFTATVSRSGSTYTLTLSDTTKGWTKTTTKTQSGLSNGSAEVIAEAPSSNTGVLPLAHFSTASFTGATANGQAIGNYSPDQITMASGSTTKATTSALSGGENFSVAWNHA from the coding sequence ATGTCGGCAACCATCCGCCTCACCGCAGCCACCGCCGTCACCGCGGCGGTCCTGTCCGCCCTGGCGACCGCGCCCGCCGTCGCCGCCGCACCGGGCCTGCGCATGACTCCGATGAACGGGCAGGTCGGCAGCCACCGCCTGGTCGGCGGGATCAAGAACAGCACCAGCGGCAACTGGGCCGGCTACGCCGCGACCGGCACGACGTTCACCAGCGTGTCGGCGAGCTGGGTCCAGCCGTCGGTCACCTGCACGAGCGCGACCACCTACTCGTCGTTCTGGGTCGGCATCGACGGCGACGGCACCAGCTCGGTGGAGCAGACGGGCACCGAGGCGGACTGCTCCGGCGGCAAGGCCGTCTACTCGTCCTGGTACGAGATGTACCCGGCGTACCCGGTGAACTACAGCAACGCGGTCAGCCCGGGCGACCACTTCACGGCCACCGTCAGCCGGAGCGGCAGCACGTACACGCTCACCCTCTCCGACACCACGAAGGGGTGGACGAAGACCACGACCAAGACGCAGAGCGGCCTGTCGAACGGGTCCGCGGAGGTCATCGCCGAGGCGCCGTCCAGCAACACCGGCGTGCTTCCGCTGGCGCACTTCAGCACCGCGAGCTTCACCGGCGCCACGGCGAACGGGCAGGCGATCGGCAACTACTCGCCGGACCAGATCACCATGGCCTCGGGCAGCACCACCAAGGCCACCACCTCCGCGCTGAGCGGCGGGGAGAACTTCTCGGTCGCCTGGAACCACGCCTGA
- a CDS encoding peptidylprolyl isomerase: MDTKDNVYFDISIDGAPAGRIVFHLFHEVVPQTARNFRELATGEHGFGYAGSAFHRVIPDFMLQGGDFTSGDGRGGKSIYGNKFADENFQLKHDRPFLLSMANAGPNTNGSQFFVTTVVTSWLDGKHVVFGEVVEGQDLVKQIEGKGSRSGSTTSKIVITESGTVPAKSI, translated from the coding sequence ATGGACACCAAGGACAACGTCTACTTCGACATCTCCATCGACGGTGCGCCGGCGGGGCGCATCGTCTTCCACCTGTTCCACGAGGTCGTGCCCCAGACGGCGCGCAACTTCCGCGAGCTGGCCACCGGCGAGCACGGCTTCGGCTACGCCGGTTCGGCGTTCCACCGGGTCATCCCCGACTTCATGCTCCAGGGCGGCGACTTCACCAGCGGCGACGGCCGCGGCGGCAAGAGCATCTACGGCAACAAGTTCGCGGACGAGAACTTCCAGCTCAAGCACGACCGGCCGTTCCTGCTGTCCATGGCCAACGCGGGCCCGAACACCAACGGCTCGCAGTTCTTCGTCACCACCGTGGTGACGTCCTGGCTGGACGGCAAGCACGTCGTCTTCGGCGAGGTCGTCGAGGGCCAGGACCTGGTCAAGCAGATCGAGGGCAAGGGCTCGCGCAGCGGCTCCACCACCTCCAAGATCGTGATCACCGAGTCCGGCACGGTCCCGGCGAAGTCGATCTGA
- a CDS encoding alpha/beta hydrolase family protein, producing MAPAPGRRTLVLSALAAAASGACAGTAAAVPPGSGRVPAAGRVRLALPAPGGPYPVGAHALHLVDRSRRDPWTGAPTRELMATVRYPARRTAGLPAAPYMLPGEAAGWTLLNSLTGIPAERVDWAGTRTASRLGAPAAPGPHPVVLYSPGAGDPRSWGTLLCEDLASRGHVVVMVDHTYDATAVQFPDGRVASTVLPAEFAAVVPDPEHPDPAKVATLLRKVLQVRVDDVRFVLDVLLDALPDGLRSAADLSRTGAFGQSAGGFTALQAMHDDPRIAAAANFDGVTAYVQDDDESGYLSSAAADGLDRPFLLVGKDGNTPATVPSWRALTRNSRGWKRALDIQGAEHATFTDAEALVPRLGRDLRLPRATVTANIGTVRPARALAIDRALVAGFFGRFLDGGAQGI from the coding sequence CTCCCGCGCCCGGCCGACGCACCCTCGTGCTGTCGGCCCTCGCCGCCGCTGCCTCCGGCGCGTGCGCCGGTACGGCCGCCGCCGTCCCGCCCGGCAGCGGCCGCGTACCGGCCGCCGGGCGGGTGCGCCTGGCGCTGCCCGCGCCCGGCGGGCCGTATCCGGTGGGTGCCCACGCCCTCCACCTGGTGGACCGCTCCCGCCGCGATCCGTGGACGGGTGCGCCGACGCGGGAGCTGATGGCGACCGTGCGCTATCCCGCCCGGCGGACCGCCGGCCTGCCCGCCGCGCCCTACATGCTGCCCGGGGAGGCCGCCGGCTGGACCCTGCTCAACAGCCTCACCGGCATCCCCGCCGAACGGGTCGACTGGGCCGGCACCCGCACCGCTTCCCGCCTCGGCGCTCCCGCCGCGCCCGGTCCCCACCCCGTCGTCCTCTACTCGCCCGGCGCCGGGGACCCCCGCTCCTGGGGCACGCTGCTGTGCGAGGACCTCGCCTCCCGCGGCCACGTCGTCGTCATGGTCGACCACACCTACGACGCCACCGCGGTGCAGTTCCCCGACGGCCGGGTGGCGTCCACGGTGCTCCCCGCCGAGTTCGCCGCGGTGGTGCCCGACCCGGAGCACCCGGACCCGGCGAAGGTCGCGACGCTGCTGCGCAAGGTCCTCCAGGTACGGGTGGACGACGTCCGCTTCGTCCTCGACGTGCTCCTCGACGCCCTGCCCGACGGCCTGCGGTCCGCCGCCGACCTGTCGAGGACCGGCGCGTTCGGCCAGTCCGCGGGCGGTTTCACCGCCCTCCAGGCGATGCACGACGACCCGCGGATCGCCGCCGCCGCGAACTTCGACGGCGTCACCGCCTACGTTCAGGACGACGACGAGAGCGGCTACCTCTCCAGCGCCGCCGCCGACGGGCTCGACCGGCCCTTCCTGCTCGTCGGCAAGGACGGCAACACCCCTGCCACGGTGCCCTCGTGGCGAGCGCTGACCCGAAACAGCCGGGGCTGGAAGCGGGCGTTGGACATCCAGGGAGCCGAACACGCCACGTTCACCGACGCGGAGGCCCTGGTGCCGCGACTCGGCCGGGACCTTCGGCTGCCGCGCGCCACCGTCACCGCCAACATCGGCACCGTCCGGCCCGCGCGGGCCCTGGCCATCGACCGTGCGCTGGTGGCGGGGTTCTTCGGCCGCTTCCTGGACGGCGGCGCTCAGGGGATCTGA
- a CDS encoding MFS transporter → MPLALLALAIGAFGIGTTEFVMVGLLPQVAGDFGVSVPTAGFLVTGYALGVVAGAPLMSVLGTRMPRKRMLLLLMVLFTAGNLISATAPVFAVMLAGRVVASLAHGAFFGIGAVVAAELVAPQRRAGAIALMFTGLTIANVVGVPLGTWIGQTAGWRVTFLAVAALGVVGLLGVARLIPDLPRPEGVRLRHELAVFRNVQVLLAMAMTVLGFGGVFAAITYLAPMATGVTGFSDGAVTWLLVLFGIGMVGGNLVGGRLADRHLMPMLYTALAALAAVLAVFTVTAHSKPGAAVTVALIGALGFATVPPLQKRVLDQAAGAPTLASAVNIGAFNLGNALAAWLGGLVISTGHAYTSANWVGVVLTGSALVLAVVSGTLERRGPGGRVVAGRAVAADAAVLSPAPSGR, encoded by the coding sequence ATGCCCCTCGCGCTCCTGGCCCTCGCCATCGGGGCCTTCGGGATCGGCACCACCGAGTTCGTCATGGTCGGCCTGCTGCCGCAGGTCGCCGGCGACTTCGGCGTCTCCGTCCCCACCGCGGGCTTCCTCGTCACCGGCTACGCCCTGGGCGTGGTGGCCGGGGCGCCGCTGATGTCGGTACTCGGCACCCGGATGCCGCGCAAGCGGATGCTGCTCCTGCTCATGGTGCTGTTCACGGCGGGCAACCTGATCTCCGCGACGGCCCCGGTCTTCGCCGTCATGCTGGCCGGGCGGGTGGTCGCCTCCCTCGCGCACGGCGCGTTCTTCGGGATCGGCGCGGTGGTCGCCGCCGAACTGGTCGCCCCGCAGCGGCGGGCCGGCGCCATCGCCCTGATGTTCACCGGCCTCACCATCGCCAACGTGGTCGGCGTGCCCCTGGGCACCTGGATCGGCCAGACGGCCGGCTGGCGCGTCACCTTCCTCGCGGTGGCCGCGCTCGGCGTGGTCGGGCTGCTCGGTGTCGCCCGCCTGATCCCCGACCTGCCGCGGCCCGAAGGGGTACGGCTCCGGCACGAGCTGGCGGTCTTCCGCAACGTCCAGGTGCTGCTGGCGATGGCCATGACGGTGCTCGGCTTCGGCGGGGTCTTCGCCGCCATCACCTACCTCGCGCCCATGGCCACCGGCGTCACCGGCTTCTCCGACGGCGCCGTCACCTGGCTGCTCGTCCTGTTCGGCATCGGCATGGTGGGCGGCAACCTCGTCGGCGGCCGGCTGGCAGACCGCCACCTGATGCCGATGCTGTACACCGCGCTGGCCGCGCTCGCCGCCGTGCTGGCCGTCTTCACGGTCACCGCGCACAGCAAGCCCGGCGCCGCCGTCACCGTGGCGCTGATCGGCGCACTCGGCTTCGCCACCGTGCCGCCCCTGCAGAAGCGGGTCCTGGACCAGGCCGCCGGCGCGCCGACCCTGGCCTCGGCCGTCAACATCGGCGCCTTCAACCTCGGCAACGCGCTGGCCGCCTGGCTCGGCGGCCTGGTGATCTCCACCGGCCACGCCTACACCTCGGCCAACTGGGTCGGTGTCGTGCTCACCGGCTCCGCGCTGGTGCTCGCGGTGGTCTCCGGCACGCTGGAGCGCCGCGGTCCCGGCGGCCGCGTGGTCGCCGGGCGGGCCGTGGCAGCCGACGCGGCGGTGCTGTCCCCCGCGCCCTCCGGGCGCTGA